One region of Malania oleifera isolate guangnan ecotype guangnan chromosome 6, ASM2987363v1, whole genome shotgun sequence genomic DNA includes:
- the LOC131157888 gene encoding uncharacterized protein LOC131157888 — MRPSSLVSLLVLSLVLSGAQGIRLEKGLVSAGHQKIHEKTTAVTKTINTDTAEGFIPCKEEHCSGKNRKLEAKTPSTTINTSKNAKNGDTKVDHRLSKGKSSNEHGGKEESFSVKSSPVSEHREATPGHYPDIIDIAGMDYTPARKKPPIHN, encoded by the exons atgaGGCCTTCTTCACTAGTCTCTCTACTGGTTTTGTCCCTTGTCCTCTCTGGGGCTCAAG GGATTCGTTTGGAGAAGGGGCTTGTATCAGCTGGGCATCAGAAAATCCAT GAGAAGACTACTGCTGTGACCAAAACAATTAATACTGATACTGCTGAAGGGTTCATTCCCTGCAAAGAGGAGCACTGTTCAG GAAAGAATAGAAAACTCGAGGCCAAGACTCCCTCTACCACAATCAACACTTCCAAG AATGCGAAGAATGGAGACACTAAAGTTGACCATCGTCTATCTAAAGGCAAATCAAGTAATGAACATGGTGGGAAAGAAGAGAGTTTTTCTGTTAAGTCGTCGCCGGTTTCGGAGCACCGGGAGGCCACCCCCGGGCACTATCCGGACATCATAGACATAGCTGGAATGGACTATACTCCTGCAAGGAAAAAACCTCCAATACACAATTAG